The proteins below come from a single Deinococcus sp. Leaf326 genomic window:
- a CDS encoding DUF1684 domain-containing protein, whose translation MSAGAPGDLHAGAITEFRRRKDEHFAAGRGPIQGEALGRFQGLSYYAPDETWALGAPLEAPSAQDAGEVTLETSTGQPRQMALAGRVRLPLPGGEQLLSVFAPLGEQDPARVFIPFRDATSGPETYGAGRYLDAPVSRGPGGEALVQLDFNLAYHPYCAYGDGWTCPLPPAGNRLGVAVRAGERLPQTAQ comes from the coding sequence GTGAGCGCCGGAGCGCCGGGCGACCTGCACGCCGGAGCGATCACCGAGTTCCGCCGCCGCAAGGACGAGCATTTCGCGGCCGGGCGCGGCCCCATTCAGGGAGAGGCGCTGGGCCGGTTCCAGGGGCTGAGCTACTACGCCCCCGACGAGACCTGGGCCCTGGGCGCGCCGCTGGAAGCGCCCAGCGCGCAGGACGCGGGCGAGGTCACGCTGGAGACGAGCACCGGCCAGCCACGCCAGATGGCCCTTGCCGGGCGGGTGCGCCTCCCGCTGCCCGGCGGCGAGCAGCTGCTGAGCGTCTTCGCGCCCCTCGGCGAGCAGGACCCGGCGCGCGTATTCATTCCCTTCCGTGACGCCACCAGCGGCCCGGAGACCTACGGCGCGGGCCGGTATCTCGACGCCCCGGTATCGCGTGGTCCCGGCGGCGAAGCGCTCGTGCAGCTCGACTTCAACCTCGCCTACCATCCCTACTGCGCCTACGGCGACGGCTGGACCTGTCCCCTGCCCCCCGCCGGCAACCGCCTGGGCGTGGCCGTGCGCGCCGGCGAGCGGCTGCCCCAGACGGCGCAGTAA
- a CDS encoding RNA-binding S4 domain-containing protein, translating into MTRYAQTPDDADTIDLQSFLKLRGLVETGGEAKFRVQGGEVRLNGDIETRRRKKLRRGDVVEYAGQRVEVDW; encoded by the coding sequence ATGACCCGCTATGCCCAGACCCCCGACGACGCCGATACCATCGACCTGCAGAGTTTTCTGAAACTGCGCGGGCTGGTGGAAACCGGCGGTGAGGCCAAGTTCCGCGTGCAGGGCGGCGAGGTCCGCCTGAACGGCGACATCGAGACCCGGAGGCGCAAAAAGCTGCGCCGGGGCGACGTCGTCGAGTACGCGGGGCAGCGCGTGGAGGTGGACTGGTGA
- a CDS encoding dockerin type I domain-containing protein, with translation MRRAARMGALLAAALLAQAGAVGLKLRPQGEAMRQATLAALAALSTREVPFTLDDSSGPTLTLGGVGVSDAPFNPDVSARVVVVGGERRLEFNPQGPLTLTEAVRRQLQDEFKLTAWTPEAAQKRFGGADLNGDGAVDLADLALLMENFGKTSPQYGDLNQDRKVDDADLRLFSAQYTTALNAAPAQATPATPAPASTATPASATPPAAAPATAPATTPTPTTPGATPPATVPPVTSPPATTPPGTTPTTP, from the coding sequence ATGCGCCGCGCCGCGCGGATGGGCGCGCTGCTGGCGGCGGCGCTACTGGCACAGGCGGGCGCGGTGGGCCTCAAGCTGCGGCCCCAGGGCGAGGCGATGCGGCAGGCGACCCTGGCCGCCCTGGCCGCCCTCTCGACGCGCGAGGTGCCCTTTACCCTCGACGACAGCTCGGGGCCGACCCTGACGCTGGGAGGCGTCGGGGTCAGCGACGCCCCTTTCAACCCCGACGTGTCGGCGCGGGTGGTCGTGGTGGGCGGCGAACGGCGCCTGGAGTTCAACCCGCAGGGGCCACTCACGTTGACCGAGGCAGTGCGGCGGCAGCTTCAGGACGAGTTCAAGCTCACGGCCTGGACTCCCGAGGCCGCGCAGAAACGGTTCGGGGGCGCGGACCTGAACGGCGACGGCGCTGTCGACCTTGCCGACCTCGCCCTGCTGATGGAGAACTTCGGCAAGACCTCGCCGCAATACGGCGACCTGAACCAGGACCGCAAGGTGGACGACGCCGACCTGCGGCTGTTCAGCGCGCAGTACACCACCGCCCTGAACGCGGCTCCGGCACAGGCCACGCCAGCCACCCCTGCGCCCGCCTCAACGGCCACCCCCGCGTCCGCGACCCCTCCAGCTGCGGCGCCCGCCACAGCCCCAGCAACCACGCCGACCCCCACGACCCCCGGGGCGACCCCGCCCGCAACCGTGCCGCCCGTCACGTCGCCTCCCGCAACGACTCCGCCCGGGACCACGCCAACCACACCCTGA
- a CDS encoding Ig domain-containing protein: MPPRVPCRRARHAALPLLLGAALLSGCGATTSGTSTGLSARTDPLTFAAASLPAAYVNEPFSASLTVAGGVGPYGYRVAGGTLPPGLRFSGGTLSGTPSARGAFQFTVEASDANLSNKVQTYTLNVNDLPPLSLEPTLPTGEIRGETRVPVMIKAPRSARAARVTWDLGPDVQVTRVQAAESGNPVFWRQQGQVLSLDLGFKTVPRAGARVALITVKPTKAVSLNSTLFWYESRDGAGKVLGEKQPPAPAQVTPETTPAVTPATPTVPASGTTPAQTTPAQTPPGTSPTDSSPLPSPSVAPAPLPTSDPATGTPTTPGTPVPTGPGTVPTTPTNPVTPPVGGQP, translated from the coding sequence ATGCCTCCACGAGTTCCCTGTCGCCGGGCGCGGCACGCGGCGTTGCCCCTGCTGCTGGGCGCGGCGCTGCTCAGCGGCTGCGGCGCGACGACCAGCGGCACGAGCACCGGCCTGTCGGCGCGCACCGACCCCCTGACCTTCGCGGCCGCCTCCCTGCCGGCCGCCTACGTGAACGAGCCGTTCAGCGCCTCGCTGACCGTAGCCGGGGGCGTCGGGCCCTACGGCTACCGGGTCGCGGGCGGCACGCTGCCGCCGGGCCTGCGTTTTTCGGGCGGCACCCTCTCGGGCACGCCGAGCGCGCGCGGGGCCTTTCAGTTCACCGTCGAGGCCAGCGACGCCAACCTGAGCAACAAGGTCCAGACCTACACCCTGAACGTCAACGACCTGCCGCCCCTGTCGCTGGAACCCACCCTGCCCACCGGCGAGATTCGCGGCGAGACGCGCGTGCCGGTGATGATCAAGGCGCCGCGCAGCGCCCGCGCCGCCCGCGTCACCTGGGACCTGGGGCCGGACGTGCAGGTCACGCGGGTGCAGGCCGCCGAGAGCGGAAACCCGGTGTTCTGGCGCCAGCAGGGGCAGGTGCTCTCGCTGGACCTGGGCTTCAAGACCGTGCCGCGCGCCGGCGCCCGCGTCGCCCTGATCACCGTGAAACCCACCAAGGCCGTCAGCCTGAACAGCACCCTGTTCTGGTACGAGTCGCGCGACGGCGCCGGCAAGGTCCTGGGCGAGAAGCAGCCGCCCGCGCCCGCGCAGGTCACGCCGGAGACGACCCCGGCCGTCACCCCAGCGACTCCAACTGTCCCGGCCTCGGGCACCACCCCAGCCCAGACCACCCCAGCGCAGACCCCGCCGGGCACCTCACCGACCGACTCTTCTCCCCTGCCCTCGCCCTCCGTAGCTCCAGCGCCGTTGCCGACCAGCGACCCGGCGACCGGCACGCCGACCACACCGGGCACCCCAGTTCCCACCGGCCCCGGCACCGTGCCGACCACGCCGACCAACCCGGTGACGCCGCCCGTCGGAGGTCAGCCATGA
- a CDS encoding DUF3084 domain-containing protein, with protein sequence MLWLFLPFVVLLSGVVAYAADTIAKKVGRKHLRWFGLRPKQTALVVAVLSGMGISLASLAAFLLLNRSAVQTIAQADQLRPQIESLRREVGSVQADLNAAQLERDAAQAGAERLRRERAQALTEVGAARTDLTAARAAQAGLEAQRRALQNRVTELSALRRDLEAQAQASRDRLAQSQSALEASRTRAQALDAQVLDLSLRSAQAEQEAQSAQARADDAQVKSERAQAQSEQAQARALAEQASARAAQVRAEAARQSALGAQREAQAQVGALNTQLTALRQAAATATGARAQAQAQAQQAQAQAEQAQTQARQAQAQQLQAQQARDRLAAERDALVAQRTQATQERDRVRQDLTALRAQQTQLRASNGALSTQLASAQASLGQLQDEYSSARTELSASRNAVLAYPKNDLVYAGLVPSVRNLDTFFALAASAAQAQGARGNDGGPAARLNSSSRGALETKLRGLNTSSFVQCWAAQNSPAGFPVDLSCDARPNSVLYRAGVPIRRVTVRLGDARAVQSQLSELVQDTVLDLTTRGVPSDAISNQGLEVSDFVNLLARLSNQGSGNVTIGIAARDDVKPASRVDLYAVFP encoded by the coding sequence ATGCTGTGGCTGTTTTTGCCTTTCGTCGTCCTGCTTTCGGGCGTCGTCGCCTATGCGGCCGATACCATCGCCAAGAAGGTGGGGCGCAAACACCTGCGCTGGTTCGGGCTGCGGCCCAAGCAGACGGCGCTCGTGGTCGCGGTGCTCTCGGGCATGGGCATCAGCTTGGCGAGCCTCGCGGCCTTCTTGCTGCTCAACCGCAGCGCCGTGCAGACCATCGCGCAGGCCGACCAGCTGCGGCCGCAGATCGAGTCGCTGCGCCGCGAGGTGGGGTCGGTGCAGGCCGACCTGAACGCCGCGCAGCTGGAGCGCGACGCGGCCCAGGCCGGTGCCGAGCGGCTGCGCCGTGAGCGCGCCCAGGCCCTGACTGAGGTGGGGGCCGCCCGCACGGATCTCACGGCCGCGCGCGCCGCACAGGCCGGACTGGAAGCGCAGCGCCGGGCCCTCCAGAACCGCGTGACCGAGCTTTCGGCCCTGCGGCGCGACCTCGAAGCCCAGGCGCAGGCCAGCCGCGACCGCCTCGCGCAGTCGCAGTCGGCGCTGGAGGCCAGCCGGACGCGGGCCCAGGCCCTCGACGCGCAGGTGCTCGACCTCTCGCTGCGCAGCGCCCAGGCCGAGCAGGAGGCGCAGAGTGCCCAGGCCCGCGCCGACGACGCCCAGGTCAAGAGCGAGCGGGCGCAGGCCCAGAGCGAGCAGGCCCAGGCCCGTGCTCTGGCCGAGCAGGCAAGTGCGCGCGCGGCCCAGGTCCGCGCCGAGGCGGCCCGGCAGTCGGCCCTGGGCGCGCAGCGCGAGGCCCAGGCGCAGGTCGGTGCACTGAACACGCAACTCACGGCGCTGCGCCAAGCGGCGGCCACGGCAACCGGGGCACGCGCTCAGGCGCAGGCCCAGGCGCAGCAGGCCCAGGCGCAGGCCGAGCAGGCCCAGACACAGGCCCGCCAGGCGCAGGCCCAGCAGCTTCAGGCGCAGCAGGCCCGTGACCGCCTCGCCGCCGAGCGCGACGCCCTGGTGGCGCAGCGTACCCAGGCCACCCAGGAGCGCGACCGCGTGCGCCAGGACCTCACGGCGCTGCGCGCGCAGCAGACCCAGCTGCGGGCCAGCAACGGCGCGCTCTCCACGCAGCTCGCCAGCGCACAGGCCAGCCTGGGCCAGTTGCAGGACGAATACTCCAGCGCCCGCACCGAACTCAGTGCCAGCCGCAACGCCGTGCTGGCCTACCCCAAGAACGACCTCGTGTACGCCGGGCTAGTGCCCAGCGTGCGCAACCTCGACACCTTCTTCGCCCTGGCGGCGAGCGCGGCGCAGGCCCAGGGCGCGCGCGGCAACGACGGCGGCCCGGCCGCGCGCCTGAACAGCAGCAGCCGGGGCGCGCTGGAAACCAAGCTGCGCGGCCTGAACACGAGCAGCTTCGTGCAGTGCTGGGCGGCCCAGAACAGTCCGGCCGGCTTTCCGGTGGACCTGAGCTGCGACGCACGGCCCAACAGTGTGCTGTACCGCGCCGGCGTTCCCATCCGGCGCGTGACCGTGCGCCTGGGCGACGCGCGGGCCGTGCAGTCTCAGCTCAGCGAACTCGTGCAGGACACGGTGCTGGACCTGACCACGCGCGGCGTGCCGAGCGACGCCATCAGCAACCAGGGGCTGGAAGTCAGCGATTTCGTCAACCTGCTCGCGCGCCTGAGCAACCAGGGCAGTGGCAACGTCACCATCGGCATCGCGGCGCGCGACGACGTGAAGCCTGCCTCGCGGGTGGACCTCTACGCCGTCTTTCCCTGA
- the lptB gene encoding LPS export ABC transporter ATP-binding protein, which yields MTSPAPSAPPSAPVSPRPAGGPEQTAAARGRPELVASGLTKNYGRRTVVRGVDFTVRPGEIVALFGPNGAGKTTSFYMLVGFVRPGGGHITLGERDVTRLPMHERARLGLGYLPQEPSAFRKLSARDNLLAILEYQDLPRAEQEARADALLAEFGLTHLANSLAYQLSGGERRRLELARALTTDPDYLLLDEPFTGVDPKSIREIQRLIRELRDRRGIGVFITDHNVRETIALCDRVYLMFDGTVKFDGTPQEFARDEDARQYYLGEDFEL from the coding sequence GTGACCTCTCCCGCCCCCAGCGCCCCGCCCTCGGCCCCGGTTTCGCCCCGCCCCGCAGGTGGCCCGGAGCAGACGGCGGCCGCGCGTGGCCGGCCGGAACTGGTCGCCTCGGGCCTGACCAAGAATTACGGCCGGCGTACGGTCGTGCGCGGGGTGGATTTCACGGTCCGTCCCGGCGAGATCGTGGCCCTGTTCGGCCCCAACGGTGCGGGCAAGACCACCTCGTTCTACATGTTGGTGGGCTTCGTGCGCCCCGGCGGCGGCCACATCACCCTGGGCGAGCGCGACGTGACGCGCCTGCCCATGCACGAGCGTGCCCGCCTGGGCCTGGGCTACCTGCCGCAGGAACCCAGCGCCTTTCGCAAGCTCTCGGCCCGCGACAATCTCCTGGCGATCCTGGAATATCAGGACCTGCCGCGCGCCGAACAGGAGGCCCGCGCCGACGCGCTGCTCGCCGAGTTCGGGCTGACCCACCTGGCGAACAGCCTCGCCTACCAGCTCTCGGGCGGCGAGCGGCGGAGGTTGGAACTCGCCCGCGCCCTGACCACCGACCCCGACTACCTGCTGCTCGACGAGCCGTTTACCGGGGTGGACCCCAAGAGCATCCGCGAGATCCAGCGCCTGATCCGCGAGCTGCGCGACCGCCGGGGTATCGGGGTGTTCATTACCGACCACAACGTGCGCGAGACTATCGCGCTGTGTGACCGGGTGTACCTGATGTTCGACGGCACCGTGAAGTTCGACGGCACGCCCCAGGAGTTCGCGCGGGACGAGGACGCCCGGCAGTACTACCTGGGCGAAGACTTCGAGCTGTAG
- a CDS encoding phosphopentomutase, with protein sequence MLLTIIVLDSVGVGELPDAAAFGDVGAHTLNHTLAAAPAALPNLAALGLGRVPTVQTSPETVPAAPDVRGGYGRMREVSPGKDTSTGHWEFMGVQLQHPFQVFPDGFPPAVMDRFDAATGRGHLCNRPYSGTDVIRDFGPEHLETGAPIVYTSADSVFQIAAHEDVVPLETLYAWCAAAREILQGEFAVARVIARPFRGEFPFERANEHRRDFSLVPPPTVLNAVEDAGQSVVGIGKIPDIYADRGITESIHTDNNADGIAKTLARMRRAAQAGESGLIFTNLVDFDAKFGHRRDPAGYSAALAEFDAALPELLAAVPEEGALLILSDHGNDPTWRGSDHTREHGLLLAYRPGIGAVDLGERATFADVGATAAEALGAQWTGPGESFWTLLT encoded by the coding sequence ATGCTGCTGACCATCATCGTGCTCGACTCCGTGGGCGTGGGTGAACTGCCCGACGCCGCCGCCTTCGGGGACGTGGGCGCCCACACCCTGAACCACACCCTGGCCGCCGCGCCCGCCGCGCTGCCGAACCTCGCCGCGCTGGGGCTGGGCCGCGTGCCGACCGTGCAGACCTCGCCGGAGACGGTGCCCGCTGCTCCGGACGTGCGCGGCGGCTACGGCCGGATGCGCGAGGTCAGCCCCGGCAAGGACACCTCGACCGGCCACTGGGAGTTCATGGGCGTGCAGCTCCAGCATCCCTTTCAGGTGTTTCCCGACGGCTTTCCACCCGCCGTCATGGACCGTTTCGACGCGGCGACCGGGCGCGGCCACCTGTGCAACCGGCCCTACAGCGGCACCGATGTGATCCGCGACTTCGGTCCCGAACACCTGGAAACCGGCGCGCCTATCGTCTACACGAGTGCCGACAGCGTGTTCCAGATCGCCGCGCACGAGGACGTCGTACCGCTGGAGACCCTGTACGCGTGGTGTGCCGCCGCCCGCGAGATTCTTCAGGGCGAGTTCGCCGTGGCGCGCGTGATCGCCCGGCCCTTCCGGGGCGAGTTCCCCTTCGAGCGGGCCAACGAGCACCGCCGCGACTTCTCGCTCGTACCGCCGCCGACCGTGCTGAACGCCGTCGAGGACGCGGGGCAGTCGGTCGTGGGCATCGGCAAGATTCCCGACATCTACGCCGACCGGGGCATCACCGAGAGCATCCATACTGACAACAACGCCGACGGGATCGCCAAGACGCTCGCGCGGATGCGCCGGGCCGCGCAGGCGGGCGAGTCGGGACTGATCTTCACCAACCTTGTGGACTTCGACGCCAAGTTCGGCCACCGCCGCGACCCGGCCGGCTACAGCGCCGCGCTGGCCGAGTTCGACGCCGCGCTGCCCGAGTTGCTCGCGGCCGTACCGGAAGAAGGCGCGCTGCTGATCTTGTCGGACCACGGCAACGACCCGACCTGGCGCGGCAGCGACCACACGCGCGAACACGGCCTGCTGCTGGCCTACCGCCCCGGCATCGGCGCGGTAGACCTGGGCGAGCGGGCCACCTTCGCCGATGTGGGCGCGACCGCTGCCGAGGCGCTGGGGGCGCAGTGGACCGGGCCGGGTGAGAGCTTCTGGACGCTTCTGACCTGA
- a CDS encoding M48 family metallopeptidase translates to MTAVPDGGGPQGAIEKAWQRLADREATRLRDAFVRRTDVPPEGRSWLAYALAGAVLLGYAALLLTGLGLLGPVFGLGALHPVTRVILGFAAAALLGYAWQARPRFGLLPGTEVSEAQAPELHRLVREAAAVMGAAQPARLVLTPEVNAFMGHDGFPPRPTLGLGLPLWYGLLPQERVAILAHELAHDLSGDPARGRLVWAALSMLSQAHTVMRPDGVMRFDPNIIEMLGNAVMALLAWIPLGLYHLLLELIGADHQRAEFRADLLSAGVAGTTAAATALDKLHLGHLLESALHKQRHDPERPHAFAELRYMWDTLPEEQRQLRRDERAAQRTQLSATHPPTADRIQVVLSHPAEMKLHLDEAWAARIDAELLPFVRPLAAQAYDDYRERYGI, encoded by the coding sequence ATGACGGCAGTTCCGGACGGAGGGGGGCCGCAGGGTGCCATCGAGAAGGCGTGGCAGCGGCTGGCCGACCGGGAGGCCACGCGGCTGCGCGACGCGTTCGTCCGCCGGACCGATGTGCCGCCCGAGGGCCGGTCCTGGCTGGCCTATGCGCTGGCGGGCGCCGTGCTGCTGGGCTACGCCGCGCTGCTCCTGACCGGGCTGGGGCTGCTCGGGCCGGTGTTCGGGCTGGGCGCCCTGCATCCCGTGACCCGCGTCATTCTGGGATTCGCGGCGGCCGCGCTGCTGGGGTATGCGTGGCAGGCCCGCCCCCGCTTCGGTCTGTTGCCGGGTACCGAGGTTTCCGAGGCGCAGGCCCCCGAACTGCACCGGCTGGTGCGCGAGGCAGCGGCGGTGATGGGGGCGGCCCAGCCCGCGCGCCTGGTCCTGACCCCCGAGGTCAATGCCTTCATGGGTCACGACGGCTTTCCGCCCCGGCCGACGCTGGGCCTGGGCCTGCCGCTGTGGTACGGCCTGCTGCCCCAGGAGCGGGTCGCCATCCTCGCGCACGAACTGGCCCACGATCTCAGCGGCGACCCGGCACGCGGCAGGCTGGTCTGGGCGGCGCTGTCCATGCTCTCACAGGCCCATACGGTCATGCGGCCCGACGGCGTGATGCGGTTTGATCCCAACATCATCGAGATGCTCGGCAACGCCGTGATGGCTCTGCTGGCCTGGATTCCACTGGGGCTGTACCACCTGCTGCTGGAGCTGATCGGAGCTGACCACCAGCGCGCCGAGTTCCGCGCCGACCTACTGTCGGCGGGCGTGGCGGGCACGACGGCGGCAGCGACCGCGCTCGACAAGCTGCATCTGGGTCATCTCCTGGAAAGTGCCCTGCACAAGCAGCGCCATGACCCTGAGCGGCCCCACGCCTTCGCGGAGCTGCGCTACATGTGGGACACCCTGCCCGAGGAGCAACGCCAGCTGCGCCGCGACGAGCGCGCGGCCCAGCGCACGCAGCTCAGCGCCACGCATCCGCCGACCGCCGACCGCATTCAGGTGGTTCTGAGCCATCCGGCCGAAATGAAACTGCATCTGGACGAGGCCTGGGCCGCGCGTATCGACGCCGAGCTGCTGCCCTTCGTGCGCCCGCTCGCGGCGCAGGCCTACGACGACTACCGCGAGCGCTACGGCATCTGA
- the hisD gene encoding histidinol dehydrogenase — MQVLQGEQARTALTRTFDQIPVPEAVARRIEATFGEPLSPEEVVERILTDVRARGDDALRDWTGKLDGVRPEALEVTAGELAAAEVAPELHAALRLAISRVRAFYAAQPAHGFLEHGPDGALGQLVRPLSRVGVYVPGGLAPLISTLIHTAVPAQVAGVGEIVVTTPPDREGRVHPAILVAARELGIARVFRVGGAQAIGALAYGTASIPAVDKVAGPGNLFVVIAKRLVYGQVGIESLPGPTETLVVADDSADPRFVAADLLAQAEHNGAEPVLVSTSRELLVRVQGELMGQLEALPEPNRGWARDSVSARMKVVLAASLDEALELSNLYAPEHLCLLTRDPWSLLGRVRRAGGVFVGEASMEALGDYVAGPSHVMPTGGTARFMSPVNVRDFQNIISVVGVNEAALRRIGPAAAVLARAEGLEAHARAVESRLRGEQEGPGADVAVPGVSVPAPAGRVGDLGDLDDL; from the coding sequence ATGCAAGTGCTGCAAGGTGAACAGGCCCGCACCGCCCTGACCCGGACCTTCGACCAGATTCCGGTCCCGGAGGCGGTCGCCCGGCGTATCGAGGCGACCTTCGGCGAGCCGCTCAGTCCCGAAGAGGTCGTGGAGCGCATCCTGACCGACGTGCGCGCACGCGGCGACGACGCCCTGCGCGACTGGACCGGGAAACTCGACGGCGTGCGCCCGGAGGCGCTGGAGGTCACGGCCGGGGAACTGGCGGCGGCCGAGGTCGCCCCCGAGCTGCACGCGGCCCTGCGGCTGGCGATCTCGCGGGTGCGGGCCTTCTACGCCGCGCAGCCCGCGCACGGCTTTCTGGAACACGGCCCCGACGGCGCGCTGGGGCAGCTTGTGCGGCCGCTGTCGCGCGTCGGAGTGTACGTGCCCGGCGGCCTCGCGCCCCTGATCTCCACCCTGATCCATACGGCCGTGCCCGCACAGGTGGCCGGGGTCGGGGAGATCGTGGTGACGACTCCGCCGGACCGGGAAGGCCGGGTCCACCCCGCGATCCTGGTCGCGGCGCGTGAACTGGGCATCGCCCGGGTCTTCCGGGTGGGCGGCGCGCAGGCCATCGGGGCGCTCGCCTACGGCACGGCCAGCATTCCGGCGGTGGACAAGGTGGCGGGGCCGGGCAACCTGTTCGTGGTGATCGCCAAGCGCCTGGTGTACGGCCAGGTGGGTATCGAAAGCCTGCCCGGTCCGACCGAGACACTGGTGGTGGCCGACGACAGCGCCGACCCCCGCTTTGTCGCCGCCGACCTGCTGGCCCAGGCCGAGCACAACGGGGCCGAGCCGGTCCTCGTCTCGACGAGCCGCGAGCTGCTGGTGCGGGTGCAGGGCGAACTCATGGGCCAGCTCGAAGCCCTGCCCGAGCCCAACCGCGGCTGGGCGCGCGACAGCGTCTCGGCGCGCATGAAGGTCGTCCTGGCGGCCTCGCTGGACGAGGCGCTGGAGCTGTCCAACCTGTACGCCCCAGAACACCTGTGCCTGCTCACCCGCGACCCCTGGAGCCTGCTGGGCCGGGTGCGCCGCGCCGGGGGCGTGTTCGTGGGCGAGGCGAGCATGGAGGCGCTGGGGGACTACGTGGCCGGCCCCAGCCACGTCATGCCGACTGGCGGCACCGCCCGGTTCATGAGTCCGGTCAACGTGCGCGACTTCCAGAACATCATCAGCGTGGTGGGGGTCAACGAGGCGGCCCTGCGGCGCATCGGGCCGGCCGCCGCCGTGCTGGCCCGCGCCGAGGGTCTCGAGGCCCACGCCCGCGCCGTCGAGAGCCGCCTGCGGGGCGAGCAGGAGGGTCCCGGTGCCGACGTGGCCGTGCCGGGCGTCAGCGTGCCGGCGCCGGCGGGCAGGGTGGGCGACCTGGGGGACCTCGACGACCTATGA
- a CDS encoding antibiotic biosynthesis monooxygenase, translated as MTQFAQSSVTLPEASAGDPVSLVVRRRIRRGAEPQYEARLSEASAQLARLPGHIGTGILRPPPGEAGVYTMIARFDSFASAAAWELSPERALWLDHIAPLVDEHVSFEKQPGLEFWFTPAAAPTLRQPPRWKMTLLTIGVLYPVSLAVALLLAPHLVSWPLPLRSLAQSLVIVPAMTYAFMPLATRAAAGWLRARA; from the coding sequence ATGACGCAGTTTGCGCAGTCCTCGGTCACCCTGCCCGAAGCTTCGGCGGGTGATCCCGTGAGCCTCGTCGTGCGCCGCCGCATCCGCCGGGGGGCCGAACCCCAGTACGAGGCGCGGCTCTCGGAGGCCTCGGCGCAGCTCGCGCGGTTGCCGGGACACATCGGCACCGGCATCCTGCGGCCCCCGCCGGGCGAGGCGGGCGTGTACACCATGATCGCGCGCTTCGACTCCTTTGCCAGCGCCGCCGCCTGGGAACTCTCGCCCGAGCGGGCGCTGTGGCTCGATCACATCGCCCCCTTGGTCGACGAACACGTGAGCTTCGAGAAACAGCCGGGCCTGGAATTCTGGTTCACACCCGCCGCCGCGCCCACCCTGCGCCAGCCCCCCCGCTGGAAGATGACCCTGCTGACCATCGGCGTGCTGTACCCGGTGAGTCTGGCGGTGGCGCTGCTGCTTGCCCCGCATCTGGTGTCCTGGCCCCTGCCGCTGCGCTCGCTGGCGCAGTCGCTGGTCATTGTGCCGGCCATGACCTACGCCTTCATGCCGCTGGCGACGCGCGCGGCGGCCGGCTGGCTGCGCGCGCGCGCATAG
- a CDS encoding GTP pyrophosphokinase family protein, with amino-acid sequence MTDLSASVRASPERMVSDYQTWRAQYEALRDAAVAQMGRLVHQAGLNIHHITGRVKQPLSLADKLRRKPGRYTRLGDVTDLVAVRVITYFESDVQVVAALIEAGYAVDWDHSVDKSKTHDPDRFGYMGMHYVVYPPAREPEFAGLGMETVRFEIQIRSILQHAWAEIEHDLGYKNRDAVPREVRRRFYRLAGLLEMADEEFMALARMNRDYAATLPTRVAEEPEGVFVDVQSVTYLLDVAPVRRLDEAVADALNVTLLVGWPDPERPQRLTSLLQYVGVRSVGQLQKELARHETDILRFAAALLPRLREAWTPAGGARPGTSLVHYALLRACTNPGLDPAYIVNLLDLTSESGIQMAGTVREVYEGIIGRPASG; translated from the coding sequence ATGACCGACCTCTCCGCGTCAGTGCGCGCCTCGCCCGAGCGGATGGTCAGCGACTACCAGACCTGGCGCGCGCAGTATGAGGCGCTGCGGGACGCGGCCGTCGCCCAGATGGGCCGGCTGGTCCATCAGGCGGGCCTGAACATTCACCACATTACCGGGCGGGTCAAACAGCCGCTGAGCCTGGCGGACAAGCTGCGGCGCAAGCCGGGGCGATATACCCGGCTGGGCGACGTCACCGACCTCGTGGCGGTGCGGGTCATCACCTATTTCGAGTCGGACGTGCAGGTCGTCGCCGCACTCATCGAGGCTGGGTACGCGGTCGACTGGGACCACTCGGTCGACAAGTCCAAGACCCACGATCCCGACCGGTTCGGGTACATGGGGATGCATTACGTGGTGTATCCGCCTGCCCGCGAGCCGGAGTTCGCCGGGCTGGGCATGGAGACGGTGCGCTTCGAGATCCAGATCCGCAGCATCCTGCAGCACGCCTGGGCCGAGATCGAGCACGACCTGGGCTACAAGAACCGCGACGCCGTGCCCCGCGAGGTCCGGCGCCGCTTCTACCGCCTCGCGGGGCTGCTGGAGATGGCCGACGAGGAGTTCATGGCCCTGGCGCGCATGAACCGCGACTACGCCGCGACCCTCCCCACCCGCGTGGCCGAAGAACCCGAGGGCGTGTTCGTGGACGTGCAGAGCGTGACCTACCTGCTCGACGTGGCCCCGGTGCGCCGGCTCGACGAGGCGGTGGCCGACGCCCTGAACGTGACGCTGCTCGTCGGCTGGCCCGATCCCGAGCGCCCGCAGCGCCTGACCAGCCTGCTTCAGTACGTGGGCGTGCGCTCGGTGGGGCAGCTCCAGAAGGAACTGGCCCGCCACGAAACCGACATCCTGCGTTTTGCCGCCGCGTTGCTGCCCCGCCTGCGCGAGGCCTGGACCCCGGCGGGCGGCGCGCGGCCCGGCACCAGCCTGGTGCACTACGCCCTGCTGCGCGCCTGTACCAACCCCGGGCTGGACCCGGCGTACATCGTCAATCTGCTCGACCTGACGAGCGAGAGCGGCATCCAGATGGCCGGAACGGTGCGCGAGGTGTACGAGGGGATCATCGGGCGCCCGGCATCCGGCTGA